The following proteins are encoded in a genomic region of Phycisphaera sp.:
- a CDS encoding FliI/YscN family ATPase, with translation MSVLERAGAALDATVAMGVSGRVSTLRGSTLLVGGLPMPVGSVVRVRSSLSGGGEQLGEIVGLADGHAIVMLMGRGDGIRAGDVVEGLQAWASVAVGPGLLGRVIDAMGRPLDGLPSPREHGWAPLDARRVGPMTREPISEPLRTGIRSIDLVTPIGRGQRMGIFAGPGVGKSTLLGQITRQTDADVVVVALVGERGREVREFIEDALGGEGLARSVVVCATADEPPLVRARAARSACAVAEHFRDQGLSVLLVMDSLTRYAHALRQIGLAAGEPPTSRGYTPGVFASMATLLERAGAVELGGGRVGSITGLYTVLVEGDDFNEPVSDAVRGVLDGHVLLSRELATRGHYPAIDVLGSVSRLAPRLMDAEHAGARERLVRLLAAYSKSEDLVRIGAYAKGSSAEVDAAIELMPAMEGLLRQSVDDAGAFEDARLRLLTLGGEIATRLGEGG, from the coding sequence GTGAGTGTGCTGGAGCGCGCGGGCGCGGCTCTTGACGCGACGGTGGCGATGGGCGTGTCGGGCCGGGTGTCGACGCTGCGTGGGTCGACGCTGCTGGTGGGCGGGCTGCCGATGCCGGTGGGCTCGGTGGTTCGGGTGCGTTCGTCGCTGTCGGGCGGTGGGGAGCAGCTCGGGGAGATCGTGGGGCTGGCCGACGGGCACGCCATCGTGATGCTGATGGGGCGGGGCGATGGCATCCGCGCGGGCGACGTGGTCGAGGGGTTGCAGGCGTGGGCGAGCGTGGCGGTGGGGCCGGGGCTGCTCGGGCGTGTGATCGACGCGATGGGGCGGCCGCTGGATGGCTTGCCCTCGCCGCGCGAGCATGGATGGGCGCCGCTCGATGCCCGTCGTGTCGGGCCCATGACGCGCGAGCCGATCAGCGAGCCGCTGCGGACGGGGATCCGGTCGATCGACCTGGTGACGCCGATCGGGCGAGGGCAGCGGATGGGGATCTTCGCGGGGCCGGGCGTGGGCAAGAGCACGCTGCTGGGGCAGATCACGCGGCAGACCGACGCGGACGTGGTAGTCGTGGCGCTGGTGGGCGAGCGCGGCCGCGAGGTGCGCGAGTTCATCGAGGATGCGTTGGGTGGAGAGGGGCTGGCGCGGAGCGTCGTGGTGTGTGCGACGGCCGACGAGCCGCCGTTGGTGCGGGCGCGTGCGGCGCGGTCGGCGTGCGCTGTGGCGGAGCATTTTCGCGATCAGGGGCTGAGCGTGCTGCTGGTGATGGATTCGCTGACGAGGTATGCGCACGCGCTGCGACAGATCGGGCTGGCCGCGGGCGAGCCGCCGACGAGCCGGGGGTACACGCCCGGCGTGTTCGCGAGCATGGCGACGCTGCTGGAACGCGCGGGGGCCGTAGAGCTTGGCGGCGGGCGTGTGGGATCGATCACCGGGCTGTACACCGTGCTTGTGGAGGGCGATGACTTCAATGAGCCGGTATCGGACGCGGTGCGGGGCGTGCTGGACGGGCACGTGCTGCTATCGCGCGAGCTGGCAACGCGGGGGCATTATCCGGCGATCGACGTGCTGGGATCGGTCAGCCGGCTTGCACCGCGGTTGATGGATGCCGAGCACGCGGGGGCTCGGGAGCGGCTTGTTCGCTTGCTGGCGGCGTACTCGAAGTCGGAGGACCTGGTGCGCATCGGGGCGTACGCGAAGGGATCGAGCGCGGAGGTGGACGCCGCGATCGAGCTGATGCCGGCGATGGAGGGGTTGCTGCGGCAGTCCGTTGATGATGCTGGGGCGTTCGAGGATGCGCGGCTGCGGCTGCTGACGCTCGGCGGCGAGATCGCAACCCGGCTGGGCGAAGGGGGCTAA
- a CDS encoding flagellar FliJ family protein, with translation MARRFAFELEVVLEQRRRAERDALGVLAMAQNERAAVEAEMVELRGVVEAERDVARELMVGRVSARSLREHVAGELGADRKARALAVRLAGVQKRIDKARELLREASVGREAIEKLRERRYKAWVDELEKAERLELDDLFVMRRGHTGSVEG, from the coding sequence GTGGCGCGGCGGTTTGCATTTGAGTTGGAAGTGGTGCTTGAGCAGCGGCGGCGGGCGGAGCGTGATGCCCTGGGCGTGCTGGCGATGGCGCAGAACGAGCGGGCCGCTGTGGAGGCGGAGATGGTCGAACTCCGGGGGGTGGTCGAGGCCGAGCGGGACGTGGCGCGGGAGTTGATGGTTGGCCGGGTGTCGGCGCGGTCGTTGCGAGAGCACGTGGCGGGAGAATTGGGGGCGGATCGCAAGGCCCGGGCGCTGGCGGTGAGGCTGGCGGGCGTGCAGAAGCGGATCGACAAGGCGCGGGAGTTGCTGCGGGAGGCGTCGGTGGGGCGCGAGGCGATCGAGAAGCTGCGCGAGCGCCGGTACAAGGCGTGGGTAGACGAGTTGGAGAAGGCCGAGCGGCTGGAATTGGACGACCTGTTCGTGATGCGTCGCGGGCATACAGGATCGGTGGAGGGCTAG
- a CDS encoding flagellar hook-length control protein FliK: MPQHLQMSPKPPEAQNVQRSQRERELRVQGDAGAFGMLLGALQGGESGIVRGEARNDSAAEWNAQDAQKGRQETREGAQPPTPRAQESREGLEKLAGASRQQVGQQTPASRAGDEAIEAPVPNKGEARGKTQNAAPKGDEPMKQGDQRPAPVANPAQARAQAVPAPASVATGAVAAQASASGTNQNSQATAIGAARGPQSGAARGKAPEVATPRGDRALRFERVFEAQVGRGLAQALRSGTGEVTLRLRPQNLGQLSVRVQVENSRVTATFEAHSAEAQRMIEGSRDSLRQQLEMRGLSVERIDVKLVEDGSQAGTRLAVRPDGGADGGQDGRAFAGDREGRGAPDGGGADDGSRRGATREDDEPAARAEPWRAMGTVRLDATA, encoded by the coding sequence ATGCCGCAGCATCTCCAGATGAGCCCCAAGCCCCCTGAGGCCCAGAACGTGCAACGCTCGCAGCGCGAGCGTGAGTTGCGTGTGCAGGGCGATGCGGGGGCGTTTGGTATGCTGCTGGGGGCGTTGCAGGGCGGAGAGTCTGGGATCGTGCGGGGTGAGGCCCGGAATGATTCGGCCGCCGAGTGGAACGCACAGGACGCGCAGAAGGGCCGGCAGGAAACGCGCGAGGGGGCGCAGCCTCCGACGCCAAGGGCGCAGGAGTCGCGCGAGGGCTTGGAGAAGCTCGCGGGTGCGAGTCGGCAGCAGGTAGGCCAGCAGACGCCAGCCTCGCGTGCGGGTGATGAGGCGATCGAAGCGCCGGTTCCGAACAAGGGCGAGGCGCGGGGCAAGACACAGAACGCTGCTCCCAAGGGCGATGAGCCGATGAAGCAGGGGGACCAGCGGCCAGCGCCGGTAGCGAACCCTGCGCAGGCGAGAGCGCAAGCGGTTCCGGCACCGGCTTCGGTGGCAACGGGTGCGGTGGCGGCCCAGGCCTCGGCGAGCGGGACAAATCAGAATTCACAAGCCACGGCCATCGGAGCCGCCCGCGGGCCGCAGAGTGGTGCGGCCCGCGGGAAGGCTCCCGAGGTGGCGACGCCCCGGGGCGATCGGGCGTTGCGCTTCGAGCGGGTGTTCGAGGCGCAGGTGGGGCGCGGGCTGGCGCAGGCGCTGCGCTCGGGCACTGGCGAGGTGACGCTGCGATTGCGGCCCCAGAACCTTGGGCAGCTCAGCGTGCGGGTGCAGGTCGAGAACAGCCGGGTGACGGCGACGTTCGAGGCTCACAGTGCCGAAGCGCAACGCATGATTGAGGGTTCGCGGGACTCGCTGCGGCAGCAACTCGAGATGCGCGGGCTGAGCGTGGAGCGGATCGATGTGAAGCTGGTTGAGGACGGATCGCAGGCTGGTACGCGGCTTGCGGTACGGCCCGATGGCGGAGCCGACGGTGGCCAGGATGGCCGAGCGTTTGCCGGAGATCGCGAGGGGCGTGGAGCGCCCGATGGCGGTGGGGCGGACGATGGATCGCGACGCGGAGCGACGCGAGAGGATGACGAACCGGCCGCCCGGGCGGAGCCCTGGCGAGCGATGGGCACGGTGAGGCTGGACGCCACCGCGTAG